One Sphingomicrobium marinum genomic window carries:
- the rpmE gene encoding 50S ribosomal protein L31, with translation MKNDTHPDYHMIKVEMTDGTVFETRSTWGSEGDTLHLDIDPKTHPAWTGGSRRAAEGGRVDKFNKRFGGLSLSTKK, from the coding sequence GTGAAAAACGATACGCATCCCGACTACCACATGATCAAGGTCGAAATGACCGACGGTACCGTGTTCGAAACGCGCTCCACCTGGGGCTCGGAAGGCGACACGCTGCACCTCGACATCGACCCCAAGACGCACCCGGCCTGGACCGGTGGTTCGCGTCGTGCCGCCGAAGGTGGCCGCGTTGACAAGTTCAACAAGCGGTTCGGCGGTCTGTCGCTCTCGACCAAGAAGTAG
- a CDS encoding acyl-CoA dehydrogenase, with protein sequence MLQKSSKTIVPFDWTDPFDLESQLSDEERMVRDTAHAFAQEQLLPNVKQAFMDDAFDPDIMPKMGELGLLGATVDEEYGGAGLGYVSYGLIAREIERVDSGYRSACSVQSSLVMHPINAYGSEEQKKKWLPQLAAGTKVGCFGLTEPDAGSDPGGMRTRAKKVDGGYVLNGAKMWITNSPIADVFVVWAKSDAHDGKIRGFLLEKGMKGLSAPKVKDKLSLRASITGEIVMDNVEVGEDALLPNVEGLKGPFGCLNVARYGISWGAMGAAEACFAAARDYMLERKQFDRPLAANQIPQLKFANMLTEIALGLQASLRVGRRLEAGELDPVAISVIKRNNCGKALDIARTARDMLGGNGISAEYPVMRHALNLETVNTYEGTHDVHALIIGRAITGISAF encoded by the coding sequence ATGCTACAGAAATCTTCCAAGACAATCGTCCCGTTTGATTGGACCGACCCGTTCGACCTTGAAAGCCAGCTCAGCGATGAGGAGCGCATGGTTCGCGACACCGCGCATGCCTTCGCGCAGGAACAATTGCTGCCCAACGTCAAGCAGGCCTTCATGGATGATGCCTTCGACCCCGACATCATGCCCAAGATGGGCGAACTTGGCCTCTTGGGAGCGACGGTGGACGAGGAATATGGCGGCGCCGGGCTCGGCTATGTCAGCTACGGCCTGATCGCACGCGAGATCGAGCGCGTGGACAGCGGCTATCGCAGCGCCTGTTCAGTCCAGTCGAGCCTCGTGATGCACCCGATCAACGCCTACGGATCGGAAGAGCAAAAGAAAAAGTGGCTGCCGCAGCTGGCTGCGGGCACCAAGGTCGGCTGTTTTGGCCTCACCGAACCTGATGCGGGTTCCGACCCCGGCGGCATGCGCACCCGCGCCAAGAAGGTCGATGGCGGCTATGTCCTCAATGGCGCCAAGATGTGGATCACCAACTCGCCGATCGCCGATGTCTTCGTGGTCTGGGCGAAATCGGATGCGCATGACGGCAAAATCCGCGGCTTCCTGCTCGAAAAGGGTATGAAGGGCCTGTCCGCGCCCAAGGTGAAGGACAAGCTGAGCCTGCGCGCCTCGATCACTGGCGAAATCGTGATGGACAATGTCGAAGTCGGCGAAGACGCGCTGCTTCCCAATGTCGAAGGGCTGAAAGGCCCGTTCGGATGCCTCAACGTCGCGCGCTATGGCATCAGCTGGGGCGCCATGGGTGCTGCCGAAGCATGCTTCGCTGCCGCGCGCGACTATATGCTCGAGCGCAAGCAATTCGATCGCCCGCTCGCCGCCAACCAGATACCGCAATTGAAGTTTGCCAACATGCTCACCGAGATCGCGCTTGGCCTGCAGGCTAGCCTGCGCGTCGGTCGTCGGCTCGAGGCGGGCGAGCTCGATCCGGTCGCGATCAGCGTGATCAAGCGCAACAATTGCGGCAAGGCGCTGGATATCGCCCGCACCGCGCGCGACATGCTCGGCGGTAACGGCATTTCGGCCGAATATCCGGTGATGCGCCACGCGCTCAATCTCGAAACGGTCAACACCTATGAAGGTACGCACGATGTGCATGCGCTCATCATCGGGCGCGCCATCACCGGGATTTCGGCTTTTTAG
- a CDS encoding LemA family protein: protein MTLIITLVVLAVIAFAVIAIYNNLVRLRALVREAFSGITVQLRRRADLIPNLVKTVEGYATHEKDTLEKVIAQRGNAAAAKGVEATAQADSLMSGLIGRLLAVAEDYPELKADENFQMLQNELSAIEGELQATRRYYNATARDLNTRVQSFPDVVVAGPFGFSTEPYYEDPDESIQTAPKVEFNN, encoded by the coding sequence ATGACGCTGATCATCACCTTGGTCGTTCTGGCTGTCATCGCGTTCGCGGTGATCGCAATCTATAACAACCTGGTGCGCCTGCGCGCGCTGGTGCGCGAGGCCTTCAGCGGGATCACCGTGCAGCTGCGCCGTCGCGCCGACCTCATCCCCAACCTCGTCAAGACCGTGGAAGGCTATGCCACCCACGAAAAGGACACGCTTGAGAAAGTCATCGCGCAGCGCGGCAACGCGGCGGCAGCCAAGGGCGTCGAGGCAACGGCGCAGGCCGACAGCCTGATGAGCGGCCTGATCGGTCGCTTGCTGGCGGTCGCCGAGGATTATCCCGAGCTCAAGGCCGACGAAAACTTCCAGATGCTGCAGAACGAGCTGTCGGCAATCGAAGGCGAGCTGCAGGCCACGCGCCGCTATTACAACGCCACCGCGCGCGATCTCAACACGCGGGTGCAAAGCTTCCCCGATGTCGTGGTCGCTGGACCGTTCGGCTTTAGTACCGAGCCATATTACGAAGATCCCGACGAAAGCATCCAGACCGCGCCAAAGGTCGAGTTCAACAACTGA
- a CDS encoding DUF2207 domain-containing protein has product MRAPGALLALFLALFAFAAPAAADERILAWHSDFFIAENGVMTVTERIRVRSENNRIRRGIFRDLPTRYATDHGGTIKVGFEFIGAERNGRAESYSLDRMSNGLRIKIGDPDVFIGAGEHEYVLRYRIKRAVGFFDGFDELYWNVTGTGWAFPIDSARATVRLPEPVEFGQAAVYTGRRGSSASNAEVTAREPGIIRFATTRGLAPGEGLTIAVAFPKGVVAPPTEAELQVRRIAQLAAPIGAILGILLIFGYYYVAWKKAGRDPRPGTVVPLFAPPDDMSPAAMRYVTKQRMDNRGFAAAMVNAAVKGHVRLVEEGGSFFGLAKGKTHIERLEGPAARPLEEGERRMLDRLVPIGDSITIDQEHHADFRAAMKKLGKPHEKRFDGAAFNRNIGWAVAGLAFVLLGAWMGAAGTVWAEDAASPLYLLLTVSGMAITGLLFFSVPEKGSGLRWPIIFLASATGIATTLGALPMLPLALSTGNALPVLAPLFIGGLMWLGGFFWMSAPTVEGRALLDRIAGFKRYLSTTEQERFDRMQPANEDLQLFERYLPYAIALGVENKWAKRFESKLLAAANDPGRVDRGFYWYSGSQNVWDNPTKFATAIGSSMASSIASASTAPGSSSGSGGGGFSGGGGGGGGGGGW; this is encoded by the coding sequence ATGCGTGCGCCGGGCGCACTTCTCGCCCTTTTCCTGGCCTTGTTCGCCTTTGCCGCCCCGGCAGCGGCGGACGAGCGCATCCTGGCATGGCACAGCGATTTCTTCATCGCCGAAAATGGCGTGATGACCGTGACCGAACGCATTCGTGTGCGATCGGAAAACAACCGTATCCGGCGCGGCATTTTTCGCGATCTGCCCACCCGCTACGCCACCGATCATGGCGGTACCATCAAGGTCGGCTTTGAGTTCATCGGTGCCGAGCGTAACGGCCGCGCCGAAAGCTACAGTCTCGATCGCATGTCCAACGGACTACGTATCAAGATCGGCGACCCAGACGTCTTTATCGGCGCGGGCGAGCACGAATATGTGCTGCGCTATCGCATCAAGCGCGCGGTTGGCTTTTTCGACGGCTTCGACGAACTGTACTGGAACGTAACCGGCACCGGATGGGCGTTTCCCATCGATAGTGCCCGCGCCACCGTTCGGCTGCCCGAACCGGTCGAGTTTGGCCAGGCCGCTGTCTATACGGGTCGCCGAGGGTCGAGCGCCAGCAACGCCGAGGTGACGGCGCGCGAACCCGGTATCATCCGCTTTGCCACGACGCGTGGCCTCGCGCCGGGCGAAGGGCTCACGATCGCGGTCGCCTTTCCGAAGGGTGTCGTGGCCCCGCCGACCGAAGCCGAACTGCAGGTTCGTCGCATAGCGCAGCTCGCCGCGCCAATTGGCGCCATTCTCGGCATCCTCCTCATCTTCGGCTATTATTATGTTGCCTGGAAGAAAGCCGGCCGCGATCCCAGGCCCGGCACCGTCGTACCGCTATTCGCGCCGCCCGATGACATGAGCCCTGCCGCCATGCGGTACGTCACCAAGCAGCGCATGGATAATCGCGGTTTCGCCGCCGCGATGGTCAATGCCGCGGTCAAGGGCCATGTCCGCCTCGTCGAAGAGGGCGGCAGTTTCTTCGGCCTCGCCAAGGGCAAGACGCATATCGAACGGCTCGAGGGGCCTGCAGCCCGCCCGCTCGAAGAGGGTGAGCGGCGCATGCTCGACCGGTTGGTGCCGATCGGCGACTCCATCACGATAGACCAAGAACATCACGCGGACTTCCGTGCCGCGATGAAGAAGCTCGGCAAGCCACACGAAAAACGTTTCGATGGCGCCGCCTTCAATCGCAATATCGGCTGGGCGGTGGCGGGGCTTGCCTTCGTGCTGCTCGGTGCCTGGATGGGCGCGGCCGGCACCGTTTGGGCCGAAGACGCGGCAAGCCCGCTTTATCTTCTGCTGACGGTCAGCGGCATGGCGATCACCGGGCTGCTATTCTTCTCGGTGCCGGAAAAAGGGTCGGGGCTGCGCTGGCCGATCATTTTCCTCGCCAGTGCCACGGGGATTGCGACAACGCTTGGCGCGCTGCCGATGTTGCCGCTTGCCCTGTCGACCGGAAACGCCCTTCCGGTGCTCGCCCCGCTTTTCATTGGCGGTTTGATGTGGCTCGGCGGTTTTTTCTGGATGTCGGCCCCTACCGTGGAAGGGCGCGCTCTCCTCGACAGGATAGCCGGCTTCAAACGCTATCTGTCGACGACCGAGCAGGAACGGTTTGACCGCATGCAGCCGGCGAACGAGGATCTGCAATTGTTCGAGCGCTATCTGCCCTACGCGATCGCGCTCGGCGTTGAGAATAAGTGGGCCAAGCGCTTCGAAAGCAAGCTGTTGGCCGCCGCCAACGACCCGGGCCGCGTCGATCGTGGCTTCTACTGGTATTCAGGCTCGCAAAACGTCTGGGACAATCCGACCAAGTTCGCGACCGCGATTGGCTCCTCGATGGCATCTTCAATCGCCAGCGCATCGACTGCTCCCGGATCGTCGAGCGGATCGGGCGGCGGCGGGTTTTCCGGCGGTGGCGGTGGCGGTGGTGGTGGCGGTGGCTGGTAA
- a CDS encoding GNAT family N-acetyltransferase, with protein MGAHPAPVLHTERLILRGFVAEDFPAKHAILQKPDVHAHLGPPLTWSEHWRRVVSGVGQWIVRGYGGWMVLRREDERLLGDLGLFDAQRGLGFDGQPEMGWVLDSDVHGQGYAYEACSAALEWAEANLEPTPIWAIIEEGHEPSFKLANKLGFERHSVSELNDEMIIVLKRPAW; from the coding sequence ATGGGCGCGCATCCCGCGCCCGTGCTTCACACGGAACGGCTCATCCTTCGCGGCTTCGTCGCGGAGGATTTTCCTGCCAAGCACGCGATCCTGCAAAAGCCCGATGTGCACGCGCATCTCGGGCCGCCGCTGACATGGTCCGAACATTGGCGCCGCGTTGTCAGCGGCGTCGGTCAATGGATCGTGCGCGGCTACGGCGGATGGATGGTGCTGCGCCGCGAGGACGAACGTTTACTCGGCGATCTTGGACTTTTCGATGCGCAGCGCGGATTGGGCTTCGACGGCCAACCGGAAATGGGCTGGGTGCTGGATAGCGATGTCCACGGGCAGGGCTATGCCTACGAGGCTTGCAGCGCGGCGCTCGAGTGGGCCGAGGCCAATCTCGAACCCACGCCGATCTGGGCGATCATCGAAGAAGGGCATGAGCCGTCCTTCAAGCTGGCGAACAAATTAGGGTTCGAACGTCATTCGGTGAGCGAACTCAACGATGAAATGATCATCGTGCTCAAACGCCCGGCCTGGTAG